One Vicugna pacos chromosome 31, VicPac4, whole genome shotgun sequence genomic region harbors:
- the SCARA3 gene encoding scavenger receptor class A member 3 isoform X3 — protein sequence MKEEELAGDDEDMPSFPCTQEGRPGPRCSRCQKNLSLHTSVRILYLFLALLLVAVAVLASLVFRKVDSLSEDISLAQAMYDKKLVSMQEDLQGLDLKAPNNCSFCHEAEQLGQEIRKLQEELEGIQKMLLAQEVQLDQTSHTHELLSTTSSQISQEMGSCSFSIHQVNQSLGLFLAQMRGWQATTAGLDLSLKDLTQECYDVKAAVHQINFTVGQTSDWIHGIRRKTDEETLTLQKMVTDWQNYTRLFSSLRTTSAKTGEAVKNIQATLGASSQRISQNSESMHDLVLQVMSLQLQLDNISSFLDDHEENMHDLQYHTRYAQNRTVERFETLEGRMASHEIEIGTIFTNINATDSHVHSMLKYLDDVRLSCTLGFHTHAEELYYLNKSVSLMLATTDLLRERFSLLSARLDFNVRNLSMIVEEMKAVDTQHGEILRNVTILRGAPGPPGPRGLKGDVGVKGPVGGRGPKGDPGSLGPPGPQGPQGQPGDTGPVGERGPVGLRGFPGLKGSKGSLGAGGPRGQPGPKGDVGPPGLEGPPGSPGPEGPQGKPGIAGKTGSPGQRGPTGPKGEPGIQGPPGLPGPPGPPGSQSRY from the exons AAGAGGAGCTGGCTGGTGACGACGAGGACATGCCGTCCTTCCCGTGCACACAGGAGG GCCGGCCGGGGCCCCGCTGCAGCCGCTGTCAGAAAAACCTGTCTTTGCACACGTCCGTGCGGATCCTTTACCTCTTCCTGGCCCTGCTCCTGGTGGCCGTGGCCGTGCTGGCCTCTCTGG TTTTCAGGAAAGTGGACTCCCTCTCAGAAGACATCTCCCTGGCCCAGGCCATGTATGACAAGAAGCTTGTGTCTATGCAGGAGGATctccaagggctgg ATCTGAAAGCCCCAAACAACTGCTCTTTCTGCCATGAGGCAGAGCAGCTGGGGCAAGAGATCAGAAAActgcaggaggagctggagggaaTTCAGAAGATGCTTCTGGCTCAGGAGGTCCAGCTGGACCAGACCTCCCACACCCATGAACTGCTCTCCACCACCAGCAGTCAAATTTCCCAGGAGATGGGCAGTTGTTCCTTCTCCATCCATCAGGTCAACCAGTCTCTGGGGCTCTTCCTGGCCCAAATGAGAGGCTGGCAAGCCACCACAGCCGGCCTGGACCTCTCTCTGAAGGACCTCACCCAGGAGTGTTACGACGTCAAGGCTGCTGTGCACCAGATCAACTTCACCGTGGGGCAGACTTCGGACTGGATCCATGGGATCCGGCGGAAGACGGATGAGGAGACCCTGACCCTCCAGAAGATGGTCACCGACTGGCAGAACTACACGCGGCTCTTCAGCAGCCTGCGCACCACCTCGGCCAAGACCGGAGAAGCGGTCAAGAACATCCAGGCCACCCTGGGGGCGTCGTCCCAGCGCATCAGCCAGAATTCCGAGAGCATGCACGACCTGGTGCTGCAGGTCATGAGCTTGCAGCTGCAGCTGGATAACATCTCGTCCTTCCTGGACGACCACGAGGAGAACATGCACGACCTGCAGTACCACACGCGCTATGCCCAGAACCGCACAGTGGAGAGGTTCGAGACACTAGAAGGACGCATGGCGTCCCACGAGATCGAGATCGGCACCATCTTCACCAACATCAACGCCACCGACAGCCACGTGCACAGCATGCTCAAGTACCTGGACGACGTGCGGCTCTCCTGCACGCTGGGCTTCCACACCCACGCCGAGGAGCTCTACTACCTGAACAAGTCCGTGTCCCTCATGCTGGCCACCACCGACCTGCTCCGGGAGCGCTTCAGCCTGCTCAGTGCCCGGCTGGACTTCAACGTCCGCAACCTCTCCATGATCGTGGAGGAGATGAAGGCCGTGGACACGCAGCATGGGGAAATCCTTCGCAATGTCACCATCCTACGAG GTGCCCCCGGCCCTCCGGGACCCAGAGGACTCAAGGGAGATGTGGGCGTGAAAGGGCCTGTTGGCGGCAGAGGACCAAAAGGAGACCCCGGCAGCTTGGGCCCCCCAGGACCCCAGGGTCCTCAGGGGCAACCTGGGGACACCGGGCCTGTGGGAGAAAGGGGGCCAGTCGGCCTTCGAGGTTTCCCAGGCCTCAAAGGCTCAAAGGGCAGCTTAGGAGCCGGAGGCCCGAGAGGACAGCCAGGCCCCAAAGGGGATGTGGGGCCcccggggctggaggggcctcctGGGTCCCCGGGGCCAGAGGGGCCACAGGGAAAACCAGGGATCGCCGGGAAGACAGGTTCGCCAGGTCAGCGGGGCCCCACGGGGCCCAAGGGTGAACCAGGGATCCAGGGTCCCCCTGGGCTCCCCGGGCCCCCAGGCCCACCAGGAAGTCAGAGCCGCTACTGA
- the SCARA3 gene encoding scavenger receptor class A member 3 isoform X4: protein MKGRPGPRCSRCQKNLSLHTSVRILYLFLALLLVAVAVLASLVFRKVDSLSEDISLAQAMYDKKLVSMQEDLQGLDLKAPNNCSFCHEAEQLGQEIRKLQEELEGIQKMLLAQEVQLDQTSHTHELLSTTSSQISQEMGSCSFSIHQVNQSLGLFLAQMRGWQATTAGLDLSLKDLTQECYDVKAAVHQINFTVGQTSDWIHGIRRKTDEETLTLQKMVTDWQNYTRLFSSLRTTSAKTGEAVKNIQATLGASSQRISQNSESMHDLVLQVMSLQLQLDNISSFLDDHEENMHDLQYHTRYAQNRTVERFETLEGRMASHEIEIGTIFTNINATDSHVHSMLKYLDDVRLSCTLGFHTHAEELYYLNKSVSLMLATTDLLRERFSLLSARLDFNVRNLSMIVEEMKAVDTQHGEILRNVTILRGAPGPPGPRGLKGDVGVKGPVGGRGPKGDPGSLGPPGPQGPQGQPGDTGPVGERGPVGLRGFPGLKGSKGSLGAGGPRGQPGPKGDVGPPGLEGPPGSPGPEGPQGKPGIAGKTGSPGQRGPTGPKGEPGIQGPPGLPGPPGPPGSQSRY, encoded by the exons GCCGGCCGGGGCCCCGCTGCAGCCGCTGTCAGAAAAACCTGTCTTTGCACACGTCCGTGCGGATCCTTTACCTCTTCCTGGCCCTGCTCCTGGTGGCCGTGGCCGTGCTGGCCTCTCTGG TTTTCAGGAAAGTGGACTCCCTCTCAGAAGACATCTCCCTGGCCCAGGCCATGTATGACAAGAAGCTTGTGTCTATGCAGGAGGATctccaagggctgg ATCTGAAAGCCCCAAACAACTGCTCTTTCTGCCATGAGGCAGAGCAGCTGGGGCAAGAGATCAGAAAActgcaggaggagctggagggaaTTCAGAAGATGCTTCTGGCTCAGGAGGTCCAGCTGGACCAGACCTCCCACACCCATGAACTGCTCTCCACCACCAGCAGTCAAATTTCCCAGGAGATGGGCAGTTGTTCCTTCTCCATCCATCAGGTCAACCAGTCTCTGGGGCTCTTCCTGGCCCAAATGAGAGGCTGGCAAGCCACCACAGCCGGCCTGGACCTCTCTCTGAAGGACCTCACCCAGGAGTGTTACGACGTCAAGGCTGCTGTGCACCAGATCAACTTCACCGTGGGGCAGACTTCGGACTGGATCCATGGGATCCGGCGGAAGACGGATGAGGAGACCCTGACCCTCCAGAAGATGGTCACCGACTGGCAGAACTACACGCGGCTCTTCAGCAGCCTGCGCACCACCTCGGCCAAGACCGGAGAAGCGGTCAAGAACATCCAGGCCACCCTGGGGGCGTCGTCCCAGCGCATCAGCCAGAATTCCGAGAGCATGCACGACCTGGTGCTGCAGGTCATGAGCTTGCAGCTGCAGCTGGATAACATCTCGTCCTTCCTGGACGACCACGAGGAGAACATGCACGACCTGCAGTACCACACGCGCTATGCCCAGAACCGCACAGTGGAGAGGTTCGAGACACTAGAAGGACGCATGGCGTCCCACGAGATCGAGATCGGCACCATCTTCACCAACATCAACGCCACCGACAGCCACGTGCACAGCATGCTCAAGTACCTGGACGACGTGCGGCTCTCCTGCACGCTGGGCTTCCACACCCACGCCGAGGAGCTCTACTACCTGAACAAGTCCGTGTCCCTCATGCTGGCCACCACCGACCTGCTCCGGGAGCGCTTCAGCCTGCTCAGTGCCCGGCTGGACTTCAACGTCCGCAACCTCTCCATGATCGTGGAGGAGATGAAGGCCGTGGACACGCAGCATGGGGAAATCCTTCGCAATGTCACCATCCTACGAG GTGCCCCCGGCCCTCCGGGACCCAGAGGACTCAAGGGAGATGTGGGCGTGAAAGGGCCTGTTGGCGGCAGAGGACCAAAAGGAGACCCCGGCAGCTTGGGCCCCCCAGGACCCCAGGGTCCTCAGGGGCAACCTGGGGACACCGGGCCTGTGGGAGAAAGGGGGCCAGTCGGCCTTCGAGGTTTCCCAGGCCTCAAAGGCTCAAAGGGCAGCTTAGGAGCCGGAGGCCCGAGAGGACAGCCAGGCCCCAAAGGGGATGTGGGGCCcccggggctggaggggcctcctGGGTCCCCGGGGCCAGAGGGGCCACAGGGAAAACCAGGGATCGCCGGGAAGACAGGTTCGCCAGGTCAGCGGGGCCCCACGGGGCCCAAGGGTGAACCAGGGATCCAGGGTCCCCCTGGGCTCCCCGGGCCCCCAGGCCCACCAGGAAGTCAGAGCCGCTACTGA
- the SCARA3 gene encoding scavenger receptor class A member 3 isoform X2 — MKVRSATGDGDALCVTEEELAGDDEDMPSFPCTQEGRPGPRCSRCQKNLSLHTSVRILYLFLALLLVAVAVLASLVFRKVDSLSEDISLAQAMYDKKLVSMQEDLQGLDLKAPNNCSFCHEAEQLGQEIRKLQEELEGIQKMLLAQEVQLDQTSHTHELLSTTSSQISQEMGSCSFSIHQVNQSLGLFLAQMRGWQATTAGLDLSLKDLTQECYDVKAAVHQINFTVGQTSDWIHGIRRKTDEETLTLQKMVTDWQNYTRLFSSLRTTSAKTGEAVKNIQATLGASSQRISQNSESMHDLVLQVMSLQLQLDNISSFLDDHEENMHDLQYHTRYAQNRTVERFETLEGRMASHEIEIGTIFTNINATDSHVHSMLKYLDDVRLSCTLGFHTHAEELYYLNKSVSLMLATTDLLRERFSLLSARLDFNVRNLSMIVEEMKAVDTQHGEILRNVTILRGAPGPPGPRGLKGDVGVKGPVGGRGPKGDPGSLGPPGPQGPQGQPGDTGPVGERGPVGLRGFPGLKGSKGSLGAGGPRGQPGPKGDVGPPGLEGPPGSPGPEGPQGKPGIAGKTGSPGQRGPTGPKGEPGIQGPPGLPGPPGPPGSQSRY, encoded by the exons TGAGGTCTGCCACCGGCGACGGAGATGCGTTGTGTGTTACAGAAGAGGAGCTGGCTGGTGACGACGAGGACATGCCGTCCTTCCCGTGCACACAGGAGG GCCGGCCGGGGCCCCGCTGCAGCCGCTGTCAGAAAAACCTGTCTTTGCACACGTCCGTGCGGATCCTTTACCTCTTCCTGGCCCTGCTCCTGGTGGCCGTGGCCGTGCTGGCCTCTCTGG TTTTCAGGAAAGTGGACTCCCTCTCAGAAGACATCTCCCTGGCCCAGGCCATGTATGACAAGAAGCTTGTGTCTATGCAGGAGGATctccaagggctgg ATCTGAAAGCCCCAAACAACTGCTCTTTCTGCCATGAGGCAGAGCAGCTGGGGCAAGAGATCAGAAAActgcaggaggagctggagggaaTTCAGAAGATGCTTCTGGCTCAGGAGGTCCAGCTGGACCAGACCTCCCACACCCATGAACTGCTCTCCACCACCAGCAGTCAAATTTCCCAGGAGATGGGCAGTTGTTCCTTCTCCATCCATCAGGTCAACCAGTCTCTGGGGCTCTTCCTGGCCCAAATGAGAGGCTGGCAAGCCACCACAGCCGGCCTGGACCTCTCTCTGAAGGACCTCACCCAGGAGTGTTACGACGTCAAGGCTGCTGTGCACCAGATCAACTTCACCGTGGGGCAGACTTCGGACTGGATCCATGGGATCCGGCGGAAGACGGATGAGGAGACCCTGACCCTCCAGAAGATGGTCACCGACTGGCAGAACTACACGCGGCTCTTCAGCAGCCTGCGCACCACCTCGGCCAAGACCGGAGAAGCGGTCAAGAACATCCAGGCCACCCTGGGGGCGTCGTCCCAGCGCATCAGCCAGAATTCCGAGAGCATGCACGACCTGGTGCTGCAGGTCATGAGCTTGCAGCTGCAGCTGGATAACATCTCGTCCTTCCTGGACGACCACGAGGAGAACATGCACGACCTGCAGTACCACACGCGCTATGCCCAGAACCGCACAGTGGAGAGGTTCGAGACACTAGAAGGACGCATGGCGTCCCACGAGATCGAGATCGGCACCATCTTCACCAACATCAACGCCACCGACAGCCACGTGCACAGCATGCTCAAGTACCTGGACGACGTGCGGCTCTCCTGCACGCTGGGCTTCCACACCCACGCCGAGGAGCTCTACTACCTGAACAAGTCCGTGTCCCTCATGCTGGCCACCACCGACCTGCTCCGGGAGCGCTTCAGCCTGCTCAGTGCCCGGCTGGACTTCAACGTCCGCAACCTCTCCATGATCGTGGAGGAGATGAAGGCCGTGGACACGCAGCATGGGGAAATCCTTCGCAATGTCACCATCCTACGAG GTGCCCCCGGCCCTCCGGGACCCAGAGGACTCAAGGGAGATGTGGGCGTGAAAGGGCCTGTTGGCGGCAGAGGACCAAAAGGAGACCCCGGCAGCTTGGGCCCCCCAGGACCCCAGGGTCCTCAGGGGCAACCTGGGGACACCGGGCCTGTGGGAGAAAGGGGGCCAGTCGGCCTTCGAGGTTTCCCAGGCCTCAAAGGCTCAAAGGGCAGCTTAGGAGCCGGAGGCCCGAGAGGACAGCCAGGCCCCAAAGGGGATGTGGGGCCcccggggctggaggggcctcctGGGTCCCCGGGGCCAGAGGGGCCACAGGGAAAACCAGGGATCGCCGGGAAGACAGGTTCGCCAGGTCAGCGGGGCCCCACGGGGCCCAAGGGTGAACCAGGGATCCAGGGTCCCCCTGGGCTCCCCGGGCCCCCAGGCCCACCAGGAAGTCAGAGCCGCTACTGA
- the SCARA3 gene encoding scavenger receptor class A member 3 isoform X1 yields the protein MGQLKRGGCGPSGGSDGTGSITVRSATGDGDALCVTEEELAGDDEDMPSFPCTQEGRPGPRCSRCQKNLSLHTSVRILYLFLALLLVAVAVLASLVFRKVDSLSEDISLAQAMYDKKLVSMQEDLQGLDLKAPNNCSFCHEAEQLGQEIRKLQEELEGIQKMLLAQEVQLDQTSHTHELLSTTSSQISQEMGSCSFSIHQVNQSLGLFLAQMRGWQATTAGLDLSLKDLTQECYDVKAAVHQINFTVGQTSDWIHGIRRKTDEETLTLQKMVTDWQNYTRLFSSLRTTSAKTGEAVKNIQATLGASSQRISQNSESMHDLVLQVMSLQLQLDNISSFLDDHEENMHDLQYHTRYAQNRTVERFETLEGRMASHEIEIGTIFTNINATDSHVHSMLKYLDDVRLSCTLGFHTHAEELYYLNKSVSLMLATTDLLRERFSLLSARLDFNVRNLSMIVEEMKAVDTQHGEILRNVTILRGAPGPPGPRGLKGDVGVKGPVGGRGPKGDPGSLGPPGPQGPQGQPGDTGPVGERGPVGLRGFPGLKGSKGSLGAGGPRGQPGPKGDVGPPGLEGPPGSPGPEGPQGKPGIAGKTGSPGQRGPTGPKGEPGIQGPPGLPGPPGPPGSQSRY from the exons ATGGGGCAGCTGAAGAGGGGTGGGTGTGGCCCCAGCGGGGGGTCTGACGGCACTGGCTCCATCACAGTGAGGTCTGCCACCGGCGACGGAGATGCGTTGTGTGTTACAGAAGAGGAGCTGGCTGGTGACGACGAGGACATGCCGTCCTTCCCGTGCACACAGGAGG GCCGGCCGGGGCCCCGCTGCAGCCGCTGTCAGAAAAACCTGTCTTTGCACACGTCCGTGCGGATCCTTTACCTCTTCCTGGCCCTGCTCCTGGTGGCCGTGGCCGTGCTGGCCTCTCTGG TTTTCAGGAAAGTGGACTCCCTCTCAGAAGACATCTCCCTGGCCCAGGCCATGTATGACAAGAAGCTTGTGTCTATGCAGGAGGATctccaagggctgg ATCTGAAAGCCCCAAACAACTGCTCTTTCTGCCATGAGGCAGAGCAGCTGGGGCAAGAGATCAGAAAActgcaggaggagctggagggaaTTCAGAAGATGCTTCTGGCTCAGGAGGTCCAGCTGGACCAGACCTCCCACACCCATGAACTGCTCTCCACCACCAGCAGTCAAATTTCCCAGGAGATGGGCAGTTGTTCCTTCTCCATCCATCAGGTCAACCAGTCTCTGGGGCTCTTCCTGGCCCAAATGAGAGGCTGGCAAGCCACCACAGCCGGCCTGGACCTCTCTCTGAAGGACCTCACCCAGGAGTGTTACGACGTCAAGGCTGCTGTGCACCAGATCAACTTCACCGTGGGGCAGACTTCGGACTGGATCCATGGGATCCGGCGGAAGACGGATGAGGAGACCCTGACCCTCCAGAAGATGGTCACCGACTGGCAGAACTACACGCGGCTCTTCAGCAGCCTGCGCACCACCTCGGCCAAGACCGGAGAAGCGGTCAAGAACATCCAGGCCACCCTGGGGGCGTCGTCCCAGCGCATCAGCCAGAATTCCGAGAGCATGCACGACCTGGTGCTGCAGGTCATGAGCTTGCAGCTGCAGCTGGATAACATCTCGTCCTTCCTGGACGACCACGAGGAGAACATGCACGACCTGCAGTACCACACGCGCTATGCCCAGAACCGCACAGTGGAGAGGTTCGAGACACTAGAAGGACGCATGGCGTCCCACGAGATCGAGATCGGCACCATCTTCACCAACATCAACGCCACCGACAGCCACGTGCACAGCATGCTCAAGTACCTGGACGACGTGCGGCTCTCCTGCACGCTGGGCTTCCACACCCACGCCGAGGAGCTCTACTACCTGAACAAGTCCGTGTCCCTCATGCTGGCCACCACCGACCTGCTCCGGGAGCGCTTCAGCCTGCTCAGTGCCCGGCTGGACTTCAACGTCCGCAACCTCTCCATGATCGTGGAGGAGATGAAGGCCGTGGACACGCAGCATGGGGAAATCCTTCGCAATGTCACCATCCTACGAG GTGCCCCCGGCCCTCCGGGACCCAGAGGACTCAAGGGAGATGTGGGCGTGAAAGGGCCTGTTGGCGGCAGAGGACCAAAAGGAGACCCCGGCAGCTTGGGCCCCCCAGGACCCCAGGGTCCTCAGGGGCAACCTGGGGACACCGGGCCTGTGGGAGAAAGGGGGCCAGTCGGCCTTCGAGGTTTCCCAGGCCTCAAAGGCTCAAAGGGCAGCTTAGGAGCCGGAGGCCCGAGAGGACAGCCAGGCCCCAAAGGGGATGTGGGGCCcccggggctggaggggcctcctGGGTCCCCGGGGCCAGAGGGGCCACAGGGAAAACCAGGGATCGCCGGGAAGACAGGTTCGCCAGGTCAGCGGGGCCCCACGGGGCCCAAGGGTGAACCAGGGATCCAGGGTCCCCCTGGGCTCCCCGGGCCCCCAGGCCCACCAGGAAGTCAGAGCCGCTACTGA